GCGTGCCTGGCCGCGTACGCGCTGGCGTGGATCAACTTCCGCGGCCGGGACTGGCTCTACATCGCGATCTTCGCGCTGCAGATCGTGCCGTTGCAGATGGCCCTGGTCCCGCTGCTGAAGTTCTTCTCCACCGGCGTCTCCCTCGGCGGCGTCACCATCATGCCGGCCTGGGATCTGGTCGACGAACAGAAGTTCGCCCAGGTGTGGTTCGCGCACACCTGCTTCGCACTCCCGTTCGCCGTCTTCCTGCTGCACAACTTCATCTCGCAACTACCGGGAGACCTGATGGAGGCGGCCCGGGTCGACGGTGCCACCCACCCGAAGATCTTCCGCACCATCGTGCTTCCACTGATCACCCCCGCGCTGGCGGCGCTCGGCATCTTCCAGTTCCTCTGGGTCTGGAACGATCTGCTGGTCGCACTGATCTTCGCTGGCGGCAGCGACGAGACCGCCCCGCTCACCGTCCGGCTCGCCGAGATGGCCGGCACCCGGGGCAACGAGTGGCAACGACTGACCGCTGGCGCGTTCGTGTCGATCGTCGTACCGCTCATCGTGTTCCTGTCCCTGCAGCGCTACTTCGTGCGAGGCCTGCTCGCCGGCAGCGTCAAGGGCTGACCCGCTTGCCCGCCGCCGCCTGGCCCCTCGGGCGGCGGCGGGCGCTCCGGGCACCGAGCGGGGGAACCGTGACGAAGATTGATGATGTGGCCCGGCTGGCCGGAGTGTCCACGGCCACCGTCTCGCGGGCCCTGCGCGGGTTGCCGACGGTTTCGGCCGCCACCCGCCGTCGGGTGCTCGCCGCCGCCGAGCAGCTCGACTACGAAGTCTCGCCGAGCGCGTCCCGGCTCGCTGGTGGCCGGACCGGCACAGTCGCGGTGGTGGTTCCCCGGATCACCCGCTGGTTCTTCAGCACCGTCGTCGAGGCGGTCGAGGAGTATCTCCACCAGTCCGGCTACGACCTGTTGCTCTACAACCTGGGCGGCCGGGAACAGGTCCGCCAGCGAGTCCTGCGTACGGCCAACCTGCACAAGCGGGTGGACGCGATGATGCTGGTCGCCACGCCACTGCGGCCGGCCGACCTGACCGCGCTGGCCACTCTGGACCTGCCCGGAGTGACCATCAGCTCGGGGAGCAGGGTGCCCAACTGGCCGTGCGTACGGATCGACGACGTCGCGGCCGCCCGAGCCGCCACCCGGCACCTGATCGACCTCGGCCACCACCGGATCGCGCACATCTCCGGCGATCCGGACGACGAGTTGGCCTTCACCACCCACCTCGACCGACGCCAGGGATACCAGGCGGAGCTGCGGTCCGCCGGCCTGCGGCCCGAGCCGAGCCTGGATGTCGAGTCCAGCTTCACGATCGACGGCGGCAACCGGGCCACCGCGGAGTTACTGGCCCGCGGCGAGCCGCCGACCGCGATAGTCGCCGCCTGCGACGAGATGGCGATGGGCGCGATGACCGCGCTGCGCGACGCCGGGCTGCGGGTGCCGCAGGACGTCAGCGTGATCGGCATCGACGACCATGACCTGGCCGGTGTGCTCGGGCTCAGCACCGTCGCGCAGCCCGCCGCCGAGCAGGGCCGGCTGGCCGCCCGAATGCTGCTCGACCCGCTCGGGGCACGCCCGCTGGGCCCAGTCGTGGGTCGACAGAACACCGGTTGCGACACGCCGGTGATCCTGCCCACTCGGTTGGTGGTCCGAGACTCGACCGCACCGCCCCGGGCAGACTGAACTCCAACCATCCGCCGACGGCCGACGGCTGGCGGCGACGCGGCCGGCAGCAGCACCGCCGGCAGTCCACCCACAGCTCCGACACGGGAGACCACCCTGAACACCGATCCGACGCAGCAGGCCCCCTCCGATCACCCGATCACGGGCTGGTGGACCGAGGCGACCATCTACCAGATCTACCCCCGCTCGTTCGCCGACTCGGACGGGGACGGGATCGGTGACCTGCCCGGCATCACCGCCCGACTCGACCACCTGGTCGAGCTGGGCGTGGACGCGGTGTGGCTCTCCCCCTTCTACCCGTCGCCGCAGGCCGACGCCGGCTACGACGTGGCCGACTACCGCGACATCGACCCGCTCTTCGGCACCCTCGCCGACGCGGACAAGCTGATCGCCGAGGCCCGGTCCCGCAGCCTGCGGGTGATCGTCGACCTGGTGCCGAACCACACCTCCTCGGCGCACCGCTGGTTCCAGGCCGCGCTGCCCGCCGCGCCCGGCAGCCCGGAACGCTCCCGATACATCTTCCGGGACGGCCTCGGCCCGGGCGGCGACCAGCCGCCGAACGACTGGCAGAGCGTCTTCGGCGGCCCCGCCTGGACCCGGACCGTGGACCCGGACGGGCAACCCGGCCAGTGGTACCTGCACCTGTTCGACACCGGCCAGCCGGACCTCAACTGGGACAACCCGGAGGTGCACGCGGAGTTCCTGGACGTGCTGCGGTTCTGGCTGGACCGTGGGGTGGACGGCTTCCGCGTCGACGTGGCGCACGGCCTGATCAAGCAGGCCGACCTGGCCGACTGGCAGGAGCCACAGGAGATCCTCTCCGGCAACGAGGTCGACAAGCCGCGCCCGCCGATGTGGGATCAGGAGGGCGTGCACGAGATCTACCGGCAGTGGCGGCAGGTTCTGGACAGCTACCCCGGTGAGCGGGTGCTGGTCGCCGAGGCATGGGTGGAGCCGGCCGAGCGGCTGGCCCGCTACGTCCGCCCGGACGAGATGCACCAGGCGTTCAACTTCGAGTATCTGCTCGCCTCCTGGACCGCACCGGCCCAGTACGCGGTGATCACCCGCTCGCTGGAGGCGACCGACTCGGTCGGCGCGCCGACCACCTGGGTGTTGTCCAACCACGACGTGGTGCGGCACGCCTCCCGGCTCGGCCTGCCGATCGGCACCGTACGACCCAACGGCATCGGCATCGGCGACCCGCAGCCGGACGCCGCGCTCGGCCTGCGCCGGGCCCGGGCGGCCACCCTGCTGATGCTCGCCCTGCCCGGCTCGGCATACCTGTACCAGGGCGAGGAGTTGGGGCTGCCCGAGCACACCACGATGCCCGACGAGGCCCGACAGGACCCGACCTGGGCGCGCAGCGGGCACACCCAGCGCGGCCGGGACGGTTGCCGGGTGCCGATCCCGTGGGAGGCCGACGCCCCGTCGTACGGCTTCGGGCCCACCGACGCGAGTTGGCTGCCGCAGCCTTCGCTCTGGGCGGAGTACGCGCTGGACCGCCAGCGCGACGTGCCCGGCTCGACGTACGAGCTGTACCGCACGGCGCTGCGGCTGCGTCGCGCCCACGGGTTGGGTCGCGGCACCCTGGAGTGGTTGTCCTCCGGCGACGAGGTGCTGACCTTCCGCAACGCGGAGCTGACGGTGCTGACCAACTTCGGTGACGCCCCGGTGCCGGTGCCGGCCGGCGCCGAGGTGCTCGCCAGCAGCGCGCCTCTGAACGACGACGGCGCAATCTCGACCGACGTGACGGTCTGGCTGCGCTCCGCCTGATCAACGCTGCGGGGAAGGGCCTCTCGTCAACGAGAGGCCCTTCCTCACAGGCGGTCGGCGCGGGCGTGCAGCAGGTCGTGCACGTTGTCGATGTCCGCCGGTGAGGTCCGCGAGGCGAGCCAGTACATGACACCGGTGGGTATGAAGAAGAGCTGGAACGCGGCCAGCCCCACGGCGAAGTTCAGCGGCGGCGGGAAGGCCGCTCGCAACCCCTGGAACGCCACCCCGACCAACCCGTTGCCGGCGGCGCGACCGACTCCGTTGACCAGGTTGCCCAGGCTGTAGACCGTGCCCCGGTGCTCCGGTGGGTTGACGTCGGCGATCAGCGCGAACCAGTTCGGCGAGTTGGCCGAGGTCAGCGCGAGCGCCACGATCGCGGTGAGCAGGCTCAGCCCCACCGACGGCTCGGTGAACACACTCGCCAGCACCGCACCGACCACCGCACCGCCGCTCGCGCCGTCCGGCACGTCGATGGTCACCGGAACGAAGAACAGCACCAGGTAGAAGGGCAACGCGGCGAGGATGCCGACCGCGGCGACCAAAGCCCGCCCTCTCGGCGTACGCCGCTGCACCGCGTCGCCGATGAGCCCACCCACGATGGAGAGCACCCCGCCGAGCTGGAACAGCGTGGCGAACACGCTGCCCACCACCACTGCGGTCGACGCCGAGTAACCCTGGGCCTCGGCCCGTTCGGCGAAGAGCACCGGCAGCCAGACCAGCGAGCCGAACGCCGCCTGCGCGGTCAGACCCTGCAGGATCAGCCACCGGTTGGTCCGGCGGGCCAGGATGCGCGGCAGGTCGGCGCGGCTGATCCGATAGTCGTATTCGGCGCCGGCGTCCAGCCTGTCGGCCAGCTCCGGCTCGCTCTGGCCACGCTGTATGTCGTACGTGAACAGGTAGGCCAGGGTGGCGACCAGGCCGACGCCCGCCAGGAGCAGGAACGGCCGCCGCCAGTCGGTCGCCCCGAGCAGCCCGCCGACGAGCGTGCCCGCCAGGGTGCCGACCCCCTGGGAGAGCCCCCAGAAGCTCATCACCAGCCCTCGCCGGGTCGGTGAGATCAGGTCGGTGACCACGGAGAAGCCCACCGAGCCGACCGCGCCCAAACCGACCGCCGCGACCAGCTGCGCGGCGAGGAACGTCAGGTACCCGCCGGCGAGTGCACTGCCGCCGGTGCCCGCCGCCCAGAGCAGCGTGCCCACCATGAGCAGCGGCTTACGGTTGGTCCGGTCGCCGACGTACGCCCAGCCGACCGCTGCCACCGCGCTGACCAGGAAGCTGCCCGCGGTGACCAGACCGAGCAGCCGTCCCGACACGTCGAACGCGTCGGAGATCGGGCCGTACAGCGGCGGGACCAGCCCGATCGCCACGTTGTCCAGTGAGGCGAGCAGCACGAACACCACGACGCTGTACAACCGGTGCGCCGGGCCACCGCCCCGACCGTGCGGGCGTTGGCCGGGCTCCGCCCGGCCCCGGCCGGGCCCGCCACTGGTCACCGTCATGACGGGCAGCCAATCAGACTCCGCTGACGAGGTCGTCACGCGGGTGGGTGCCGGTCAGCTTCCCGCCGGCACCCACCCGCGTCGATCCCGACGGTCAGCGCCGGTCGAGGACCAACCCACGAGCCGCGGCGTACTGGTCACGGACGGCGGGGACAGGCTCGCCCGCGTACTCCTCGGTGCCCTCGACCGCCCAGACCGGCGGCGTGGGACCGCCCAGGGCGACCCAGGCGGCCTGCCGTGCGGCGCCGTCGGCGACGTACTCGCCGGCCGGCGGGACGACGACCGGGCAGCCGAAGACCTGCGGCGCGATCCGACGCACCGCGGCCGACCGGGCCCCGCCGCCGACCAGGATGACCCGGCGGACGGTGGCACCCTGCGCGGTCAGCGCGTCCAGTCCGTCGGCGAGCGCGCAGAGCATGCCCTCCACGGCGGCCCGCGCCAGGTGCGCGGGGGTCGACGTGCGCAGGGTCAGCCCGTGCACCGCGCCGGTGGCGAGCGGCCGGTTCGGCGTCCGCTCACCCTCCAGGTAGGGCACCATGACCAGCCCGTCCGCGCCGGCTGGCGCGGAGAGCGCCAGGTCGGCCAGCTCGTCCAGGCTGACGCCGAGCATCGCGGCGGCGGCATCCAGCACACGGGCCGCGTTGAGCGTGCAGACCAGCGGCAGGAAACGACCGGACGCGTCGGCGAAGCCCGCCACCGCACCGCTCTCGTCGGCAGCCGGCACGTCGGCGACGCTGAAAACGGTGCCGGACGTGCCGATCGAGACGACCACGTCACCCGGGCCGGCACCGACGCCGAACGCGGCGGCGGCGTTGTCCCCGGTGCCCGCACCGAGCAGCGCGCCGCCCGGTCCACCCAGCTCGTCGGCCAGCTTGCCCGCCGACTCACCCGGACCGAGCACCTCGGGCACCACCAACCGCCGGCCGAAGCCCCGCTCCAGCAGGTCCAGTCGGTAGTCGCCGATAGCCGGCGACCAGTAACCGGTGCCGCTGGCATCACCCCGGTCGGTACGCAGCGCGCCCAACCCCGGCGCGCCGGCCAGCCGCCAGGTCAGCCAGTCGTGTGGGAGGCAGACGGCGGCCACCCGGGCGGCCAGCTCCGGCTCGTGCCGGGCCAGCCAGCGCAGCTTCGTGATGGTGAAGCTGGCCACCGGCACACTGCCGACTGCCTCGGCCCAGAACCGACGCCCGGCCGCGCCGCCGCCGGCCTCCTCAACGAGATCGGCGGCGGCGTCGGCGGATCGGGTGTCGTTCCACAGCAGCGCCGGGCGGACCACCCGGCCGTCCTCGTCGAGACACACCATGCCGTGCTGCTGGCCGGCGACGGAGATCGCCGCCACGTCGGCCAACCCGCCGGCCTGGTCGGCGGCGCTGCGCAGCGCCTGCCACCAGGCTTCCGGGTCGACCTCGGTGCCATCCGGGTGCGGTGCCCGGCCCTGCCGGAGCAGGGCACCGGTCTCCGCGTCCCGGATCACCACCTTGCAGGACTGGGTGGACGAGTCAACGCCTGCGACCAACGGCATGGCGGGCCTCAGCGAGCGCCGAGCAGGTGCTCGACGGCGAGTTGGTTGAGCCGGACGAAGCCGAAGCCCCGGGCGGCCACCGCGTCGACGTCGACATCCTCGAACGCGGACCGGTCGGCCAGGAACTCGTCGTAGCCCTCGCCCGCGTTCAACGTGGGGGTGTTCAGCTCGCCGACCTTGCTGGCGGCGAGTGCCTCGACCACCTCGGGGTCAGCGCGGAACGCCGCGGCCCGCTCCTTGAGCAGCAGGTAGGTGCTCATGTTGGCCGCCGCCGACGCCCAGACCCCGTCCATGTCCTCGGTGCGGGAGGGCTTGTAGTCGAAGTGCCGTGGCCCGTCGTAGGTCGGCCCGCCGTTCGGGCCGCCGTTCTCCAGGAGGTCCACCAGGGCGAACGCGTTCATCAGGTCACCGTGGCCGAAGACCAGATCCTGGTCGTACTTGATGCCGCGCTGGCCGTTGAGGTCCAGGTGGAACAGCTTGCCCTGCCAGAGCGCCTGGGCGATGCCGTGGGCGTAGTTGAGCCCGGCCATCTGCTCGTGGCCGACCTCCGGGTTGAGGCCGACCATCTCCGGGTGGGCCAGCTGGGAGATGAAGCCGAGCGCGTGCCCGATGGTGGGCAGCAGGATGTCGCCGCGCGGCTCGTTGGGCTTGGGCTCCAGCGCGAACCGCAGGTTGTAGCCGCGGTCGATGACGTATTGGGTGAGCAGGTCCACCGCCTCGCGGTAGCGGTCCAGCGCGGCGCGAACGTCCTTGGCGACGTCGTACTCGGAGCCCTCGCGGCCACCCCACATCACGAAGGTGCTCGCGCCCAGCTCGGCGGCCAGGTCGACGTTGCGCAGCACCTTGCGCAGCGCGTACCGGCGGATGTCGCGGTCGTTGCTGGTGAAGCCGCCGTCCTTGAAGATCGGGTGGGTGAAGAGGTTGGTGGTGACCATGGGCACCACGAGGCCGGTCTCGTCGAGGGCCTTGCGGAACCGGGCGATGTGCTGGTCACGGGTGGCGGCGTCGACGCCGAACGGGATCAGGTCGTCGTCGTGGAAGGTGATGCCGTACGCGCCGAGCTCGGCGAGCCGGTGCACCGCCTCGACCGGGTCGAGCTCGGGGCGGGTCGCGTCACCGAACGGGTCGCGGGCCTGCCATCCGACGGTCCAGAGCCCGAAGGAGAACTTGTCGGCGGGAGTGGGACGGGGTGCCATGAGCGACCTCCGGGGTGGTGTTGTCCGCTATTTGTTCAGCGATTGAATTATTTGCTCGACCTATGGCACTGTCAAGGGGTGAGCCTCACCCACGCCCCGGCCGGCGCAGTCCGTCAGGGCAGCCTGCGCGAGCTCAACCTCGCCCTGGTGCTCGGCCGGATCGCCGCAGCCCACCGCCCTCCGTCCCGGGCCGACCTGGCGACCGCGACCGGCCTGACCAGAGCCACGGTGTCGGCGGTGGTCGAGGACCTGCTCGCCGGCCGGCTGGTCTGCGAATCCGACCCGGCGCCCCGCTCCGGCGCCGGCCGCCCGGCACGCGGG
The window above is part of the Micromonospora sp. LH3U1 genome. Proteins encoded here:
- a CDS encoding carbohydrate ABC transporter permease, which codes for MTTATPTVAVGTQKTDGPTSTAGRVRKRLNSRTATLVSIVIAVVWTIPTFGLLVSSLRPEDEIKTTGWWTAFTNPQFTLENYQQVLFGRSSSSGQLAGYFINSLAITIPSVLFPIAFACLAAYALAWINFRGRDWLYIAIFALQIVPLQMALVPLLKFFSTGVSLGGVTIMPAWDLVDEQKFAQVWFAHTCFALPFAVFLLHNFISQLPGDLMEAARVDGATHPKIFRTIVLPLITPALAALGIFQFLWVWNDLLVALIFAGGSDETAPLTVRLAEMAGTRGNEWQRLTAGAFVSIVVPLIVFLSLQRYFVRGLLAGSVKG
- a CDS encoding LacI family DNA-binding transcriptional regulator, whose amino-acid sequence is MTKIDDVARLAGVSTATVSRALRGLPTVSAATRRRVLAAAEQLDYEVSPSASRLAGGRTGTVAVVVPRITRWFFSTVVEAVEEYLHQSGYDLLLYNLGGREQVRQRVLRTANLHKRVDAMMLVATPLRPADLTALATLDLPGVTISSGSRVPNWPCVRIDDVAAARAATRHLIDLGHHRIAHISGDPDDELAFTTHLDRRQGYQAELRSAGLRPEPSLDVESSFTIDGGNRATAELLARGEPPTAIVAACDEMAMGAMTALRDAGLRVPQDVSVIGIDDHDLAGVLGLSTVAQPAAEQGRLAARMLLDPLGARPLGPVVGRQNTGCDTPVILPTRLVVRDSTAPPRAD
- a CDS encoding glycoside hydrolase family 13 protein, whose protein sequence is MNTDPTQQAPSDHPITGWWTEATIYQIYPRSFADSDGDGIGDLPGITARLDHLVELGVDAVWLSPFYPSPQADAGYDVADYRDIDPLFGTLADADKLIAEARSRSLRVIVDLVPNHTSSAHRWFQAALPAAPGSPERSRYIFRDGLGPGGDQPPNDWQSVFGGPAWTRTVDPDGQPGQWYLHLFDTGQPDLNWDNPEVHAEFLDVLRFWLDRGVDGFRVDVAHGLIKQADLADWQEPQEILSGNEVDKPRPPMWDQEGVHEIYRQWRQVLDSYPGERVLVAEAWVEPAERLARYVRPDEMHQAFNFEYLLASWTAPAQYAVITRSLEATDSVGAPTTWVLSNHDVVRHASRLGLPIGTVRPNGIGIGDPQPDAALGLRRARAATLLMLALPGSAYLYQGEELGLPEHTTMPDEARQDPTWARSGHTQRGRDGCRVPIPWEADAPSYGFGPTDASWLPQPSLWAEYALDRQRDVPGSTYELYRTALRLRRAHGLGRGTLEWLSSGDEVLTFRNAELTVLTNFGDAPVPVPAGAEVLASSAPLNDDGAISTDVTVWLRSA
- a CDS encoding MFS transporter; translation: MTVTSGGPGRGRAEPGQRPHGRGGGPAHRLYSVVVFVLLASLDNVAIGLVPPLYGPISDAFDVSGRLLGLVTAGSFLVSAVAAVGWAYVGDRTNRKPLLMVGTLLWAAGTGGSALAGGYLTFLAAQLVAAVGLGAVGSVGFSVVTDLISPTRRGLVMSFWGLSQGVGTLAGTLVGGLLGATDWRRPFLLLAGVGLVATLAYLFTYDIQRGQSEPELADRLDAGAEYDYRISRADLPRILARRTNRWLILQGLTAQAAFGSLVWLPVLFAERAEAQGYSASTAVVVGSVFATLFQLGGVLSIVGGLIGDAVQRRTPRGRALVAAVGILAALPFYLVLFFVPVTIDVPDGASGGAVVGAVLASVFTEPSVGLSLLTAIVALALTSANSPNWFALIADVNPPEHRGTVYSLGNLVNGVGRAAGNGLVGVAFQGLRAAFPPPLNFAVGLAAFQLFFIPTGVMYWLASRTSPADIDNVHDLLHARADRL
- the xylB gene encoding xylulokinase, whose translation is MPLVAGVDSSTQSCKVVIRDAETGALLRQGRAPHPDGTEVDPEAWWQALRSAADQAGGLADVAAISVAGQQHGMVCLDEDGRVVRPALLWNDTRSADAAADLVEEAGGGAAGRRFWAEAVGSVPVASFTITKLRWLARHEPELAARVAAVCLPHDWLTWRLAGAPGLGALRTDRGDASGTGYWSPAIGDYRLDLLERGFGRRLVVPEVLGPGESAGKLADELGGPGGALLGAGTGDNAAAAFGVGAGPGDVVVSIGTSGTVFSVADVPAADESGAVAGFADASGRFLPLVCTLNAARVLDAAAAMLGVSLDELADLALSAPAGADGLVMVPYLEGERTPNRPLATGAVHGLTLRTSTPAHLARAAVEGMLCALADGLDALTAQGATVRRVILVGGGARSAAVRRIAPQVFGCPVVVPPAGEYVADGAARQAAWVALGGPTPPVWAVEGTEEYAGEPVPAVRDQYAAARGLVLDRR
- the xylA gene encoding xylose isomerase; translated protein: MAPRPTPADKFSFGLWTVGWQARDPFGDATRPELDPVEAVHRLAELGAYGITFHDDDLIPFGVDAATRDQHIARFRKALDETGLVVPMVTTNLFTHPIFKDGGFTSNDRDIRRYALRKVLRNVDLAAELGASTFVMWGGREGSEYDVAKDVRAALDRYREAVDLLTQYVIDRGYNLRFALEPKPNEPRGDILLPTIGHALGFISQLAHPEMVGLNPEVGHEQMAGLNYAHGIAQALWQGKLFHLDLNGQRGIKYDQDLVFGHGDLMNAFALVDLLENGGPNGGPTYDGPRHFDYKPSRTEDMDGVWASAAANMSTYLLLKERAAAFRADPEVVEALAASKVGELNTPTLNAGEGYDEFLADRSAFEDVDVDAVAARGFGFVRLNQLAVEHLLGAR